One Oncorhynchus mykiss isolate Arlee unplaced genomic scaffold, USDA_OmykA_1.1 un_scaffold_121, whole genome shotgun sequence DNA segment encodes these proteins:
- the LOC118947087 gene encoding tripartite motif-containing protein 16-like: MAQQGDLLDQDQFCCSVCLDLLKEPVTIPCGHSYCRSCIEGCWDQDVLKGVYSCPQCRETFTPRPNLRKNNMLAEVVEKLRKTGLQAAPPPALCYAGPGDVVCDVCTGTRKQKALMSCRVCLASYCETHLQPHYESPALKKHKLVKATAQLQEKICSHHDKLLEVYCRTDQQCICYLCTMDEHKGHDTVSAAAERTEKQRQLGMSQQKVQQRFQEREKELKEIQQAVESLKRSAQSAVEDSDQIFTELIRSIERRSSEVKELIRAQEKAQVSQAEGLLDQLKQEIAELRKRSTELEQLSHTEDHIHFLQVTKSVSSISVSSDLPNIDVRPLQYFGDVSKTVSELREKLEDFLKGEWTKISTTVNIVDVVLPPEPKTREQLLQYCCQLTLDPNTAHTLLSLSEGNRKVTDTGQVQPYPVHPDRFTNQYQVLCREGLSGRCYWEVEWSGVVPAVSYKDISRTGTDSRFGYNNKSWRLKCSRGGYWFRHNNVETKVSGPQSSRVGVYLDHKAGTLSFYSVSDTMTLLHRVQTTFTQPLYLGFWLDDYNDTAELVKL; encoded by the exons ATGGCTCAACAGGGAGATCTGCTGGACCAGGAccagttctgttgttctgtctgtctggatctacTGAAGGAGCCGGTCACCATCCCCTGTGGACACAGTTACTGTAGGAGCTGTATTGAGGGCTGCTGGGATCAGGATGTTCTGAAAGGGGTCTATAGCTGTCCTCAGTGCAGAGAGACCTTCACTCCAAGGCCTAATCTGAGGAAAAATAACATGTTGGCTGAGGTGGTTGAGAAACTGAGGAAGACAGGACTCCAGGCTGCTCCCCCTCCTGCTCTGTGCTAtgctggacctggagatgtggtgtgtgatgtctgcactgggaccagaaagcagaaagccctcatgtcctgtcgggtgtgtctggcctcttactgtgagactcacctcCAACCTCACTATGAATCTCCTGCTTTGAAGAAGCACAAGCTGGTCAAAGCCACCGCACAACTACAGGAGAAGATCTGCTCTCATCATGacaaactgctggaggtttaCTGTCGTACCGATCAGCAGTGTATCTGTTATCTGTGTACAATGGATGAACATAAAGGCCATGATACAGTGtcagctgcagcagagaggactgAGAAACAG AGGCAGCTGGGAATGAGTCAGCAGAAGGTCCAGCAGagattccaggagagagagaaggagctgaaGGAGATCCAACAGGCTGTGGAATCTCTCAAG cgctctgcacagtcagcagtggaggacagtgatcagatctttactgagctgatccgctccattgagagaaggagctctgaggtgaaggagctgatcaGAGCCCAAGAGAAGGCTCAAGTGAGTCAAGCCGAAGGACTCCTGGATCAACTGAAGCAGGAGATAGCTGAGCTGAGGAAGAGAAGcactgagctggagcagctctcacacacagaggatcacatccatttcctccaggtaactaaa tctgtctccagtatCAGTGTATCTTCAGACTTACCCAACATCGATGTCCGTCCTCTTCAGTACTTtggagatgtgagtaagactgtgtctgaactgagagagaaactagaagacttccttaaaggagaatggaccaagatctccactacag tgaatatagtggatgttgtactgcctccagagcccaagaccagagaacagttgttacaat attgctgtcagctcacactggacccaaacacagcacacacactcctctctctgtctgaagggaacagaaaggtgacCGATACAGGCCAAGTCCAACCATATCCTGTCCATCCAGACAGATTCACCAACCAGTACCAGgttctgtgtagagagggtctgtctggacgctgttactgggaggtggagtggagtggtgttgTTCCAGCAGTCTCATATAAAGACATCAGCAGAACAGGGACAGATAGTAGATTTGGATACAATAACAAGTCCTGGAGATTAAAGTGCTCTAGAGGTGGTTATTGGTTCAGACACAATAATGTTGAGACTAAAGTATCAGGCCCTCAGTcctccagagtaggagtgtacctggatcacaaggcaggtactctgtccttctacagtgtctctgacacaatgacccttctccacagagtccagaccacattcactcagcccCTCTATCTTGGGTTTTGGCTCGATGATTATAATGATactgctgagctggttaaactgtag